From the genome of Gopherus evgoodei ecotype Sinaloan lineage chromosome 5, rGopEvg1_v1.p, whole genome shotgun sequence, one region includes:
- the LYAR gene encoding cell growth-regulating nucleolar protein, with protein sequence MVVFTCSACGESVKKGQVEKHVNICRNCQCLSCMDCGKDFWGDDYKSHVKCISEDQKYGGKGYEAKANKGDVKQQEWIQKIHEVIKKPNISSKVRNILEQMHTYDNIPRKRVKFQNWMLNSFNVDNSALQDQVWDIFSEATSNGPSKKELEKPLQKVGNQPVKSEVNPLSTENEMMADKLEKKKSKRERKEERQKNKKTEKKDMKLESQRESFENKKGKKSKKEKEGTEDENEGTSKSNNADRKKKKKHERNNTAQVDINGNGNHNEEEQTNTKKQKRKHAEEEPCTTTKRMKYIKTSATTETEKSEDAAMETEEIGDADEEIGDADKGKFNWKGTIKAVLKQAPNNEISVKKLRKKVLAQYHAVAGEHHKSQEDLLVMFNKKVNNNPKFKVLKDKVKLMK encoded by the exons ATGGTAGTTTTTACCTGCAGTGCATGTGGAGAATCTGTGAAGAAAGGGCAAGTTGAAAAACATGTAAACATTTGCAGAAACTGCCAGTGCCTTTCTTGCATGGATTGTGGCAAAGATTTCTG GGGTGATGATTATAAGAGCCATGTGAAATGTATAAGTGAAGATCAGAAATATGGTGGCAAGGGTTATGAAGCCAAAGCTAACAAAGGAGATGTTAAACAACAGGAGTGGATCCag AAGattcatgaagtaataaagaagccAAACATTAGCTCAAAAGTGAGAAACATCTTGGAGCAAATGCACACCTATGACAATATTCCAAGAAAAAGGGTCAAATTTCAG AATTGGATGTTGAACAGCTTTAATGTTGACAATAGTGCTCTGCAAGACCAGGTGTGGGATATCTTTTCTGAAGCAACCAGCAAC gggccaagcaaaaaagaactagagaaaccATTGCAAAAAGTAGGAAACCAGCCTGTAAAAAGTGAAGTAAACCCATTGTCTACAGAAAACGAAATGATGGCTGATAAACTTGagaagaaaaagagtaaaagagAGCGAaaagaagagagacagaaaaacaaaaagacagagaaaaaagACATGAAATTAGAAAGCCAACGAGAgagctttgaaaataaaaaaggaaaaaaatctaagaaagaaaaggaaggtaCTGAGGATGAAAATGAGGGAACTTCCAAAAGCAATAAtgcagacagaaagaagaagaaaaagcatgAGAGGAATAATACAGCTCAAGTGGATATAAATGGAAATGGTAATCATAATGAAGAAgaacaaacaaatacaaagaaacaaaaacgtAAACATGCAGAAG AAGAACCTTGCACCACAACAAAAAGaatgaaatatataaaaacatcTGCAACAACAGAAACTGAAAAAAGTGAGGATGCAGCCATGGAAACTGAAGAAATTGGGGATGCAGATGAAGAAATTGGGGATGCAGATAAAG GTAAATTCAACTGGAAGGGAACTATCAAAGCTGTTCTGAAGCAAGCTCCAAACAAtgaaatttcagttaaaaaactAAGAAAAAAG GTTTTAGCCCAATATCATGCAGTAGCTGGTGAACATCATAAATCACAAGAGGATCTTTTAGTCATGTTTAATAAGAAAGTGAACAATAATCCCAAATTCAAGGTTTTAAAGGACAAAGTTAAACTCATGAAATAG